AGAAGAATCCAAAAAAGCTATCGCAGAGGGAGTGGATGTACTTGCTCCTGGCTGTGGAATCGCGCCTATGACTCCGTTAACTCACATTAAAGCTATGGTCGAAGCAAGGGATGAGTACTACACTTGAACGCGAATATTGCGTTTGAATAAACGAATTAAAAACAACTTTACTAGTTTTTTAATTTAATTTTAATTCAATTTTTAATTTAATTCTTAATTTAATTTTTAGTTTGTTTTTGGTTTAACATTTTTGGTTTGACGTCTTTGTTTACTCCTGATTTTATATGTTCTAAATTATCCTTTAGCTTTCTGAATTTGATTTATATTATATTGTCTCATTATTTTGTCTCTAGGCTTTCTTAACAATAGCATACATATCTTCTGCTATTCTCAACTATTGCAGGCTGGTCACAGTCCAGTTAAGTGCAAAGTAGGAAAAAATTTTTTAGTCCAAAAAATAGTCAGTGGCATGGCCTTTTTAAAAGTTTCAGGCTGCAGGATAATTAACTGAAACATGAATTCCGGTTCGAAACAGAAAATCCAGGAGTTATCTATAAATTTATTTAACTCGTTTTTTAAAAAAAGAAAAAAAGGAAGAACAACCCCATTTAGAGGCCGTAGTTCCCTGGCCGGAAGACTTTGACTTCCTTCTTATACTTGTCCAGGCAGTCGCTCATGAACTTGTCTTTGTCATCGGTAAGACCTTCAAAAGCAGCTTTTGCGTCTGCAAGAGCCTTGGTTTCGAACCTGGAAAGTTCAAGTTTACCTTTTGCCCCTTCTTCAACGATTTTAATACTCTCCAATGCTGCGTTCTTTGCACGGAGATAAATGTCGTTTCCGTTCTTTGCGATCGCCTCTCCAACTCTATAGGCGTTCTGATACGCAAGTACATAGCCCTGGGCATCTCTGTACATGTCAGAAGCTGCGAATAGATCTCTCAGAACCTTTTCATTGCCTGAGTTAAGAGCCACATTCATCAGAGCACAGTCGTATGCAAGGGATTCGGACCAGCACTGAACGGTGGTACCACCGAATTCACCGTGGTATTCAACGGACTCGTTGGACCAGAGGTCACAGCACTGCATTGTCAGGTTACCCATCAGGTCAGAGTGTGCACACGTTGAGGTCTTACCTTCCTGAGCAATCGGCACACCTGCAACGGATTTGACAATAGTGTTTTCGTATCCGCAGTCTTTTCCAGGACCAGTTGCACCGGATTCATATGCAACAAGAGTTCTTGCTGCAGAGATTGCTCTTGCAATAATTGCAATGGTGTGGGCAAGGTTCTTGTCGAGCAGACCGCCTGCGATGAACATTGCAGTGTTTGCCTGGGCACAGTCTGTGTCACCGGCTGCAACTACATTGTTCTTCTTTGCAATATCTGCAATGTCGGACCAGATCATCTCCATGTCCATGCTGCCAAGCACACCGATGCCGAAAAGTACACCTGGCATATCGTTCCTGAGAATTGCGTAGTCAAATACTTCTTTCCCACCCATGCTCTCAACGGAAAGCATATCAGCACCATTCTGAGCGCACTGTTCAAAGGCCTCCATAAAGGTATTGTATTTATCGCCTCTGAGCTCGAGGTAGTCTCTGCTCTCACGGATATCACCGATTGTGTGGCGGAGGGCGCACTTTATGCCGTGTTCGTCATGGTAGTCTTCCATGATGGTCTTCTGGGCGTGTGCGACTTCTGCTCCCCAGGAGGGGTTGTTGGACATCTGCTGGACGTGTTCGGTTTCAAGAACAACTGAAGGAGCTCCGATCTGGACCATCCTTGCCATAATGTCGGTGGTGATCCTCTCGTATTCCTTTACGAGTTTTTCTTTGGATGCACCGGCTTCAGGTCTTGGAGCATAGTTGACTTCAGGAGTTGTGTAGCCGGCACCAATCTCGAGCCCGAGTCCTGCTTTGACCGGTTTTGTAGCCTTTCCGAAGACCATCTCATCTGCTGAAGAATAAGCCATTTTAGTGAATCTGTTTACTGCCATCTACTCCACCTCCTCAGTGTTTATGGAATTTCTCCCTAAGTTTTACGATGTTATCACCGTGTGCCTTGACAAAGTCAGCCATTTTCGGGGCATCTGATGCTTCTTCACCATATACTCCGAGTTCGTACTGAGAAACGAAGTCCTGGTTAACTGCTCCGCCTCCGCATGCAAAAGGAATCCTGTAGCCTTTCTCAAGAAGTTTGTCATTAATCTCCTTAAAGGCATACATGGTTGTAGTCATTAGAGCTGTACCCGTAAGCATGAGTGGGCTTTCTTTTTCTACGGCAGATATAACTTCATCGACAGGAACATCTCTTCCCAGGTCCACTACGTCATATCCGTTTGCCCTGAGCAGTGCGGCTACAATGTTCTTTCCGATGTCATGGACGTCCCCTTCTGCGACGTGGCAGACGATCTTTCCTTTGACTTCAGGCGCTTTCCCGGCTTTTTTCTTGAGGAATTCGATACCTTCCAGCATGGCATCAGCAGACATCATGACATTTGGGAGGAAAATTACTCCATCGTCGTAAAGCTTGGAAACAACACCCATCCCTACCATCAAAGAATCATTGATAAGAGAAATCGGGTCTTTTCCGGAGTCGATAGCTTTCTGCAGACCTTCTACAACGTCATCTTCTTCCCCCTCGAAGATGGCTTTTGCAACCGGGTATATTGTCGAGTCTTTTGGATAAAGCTCTTCTGCGGCCTCTTCCGGTGTCATTTCCTTTTCCATTTTAACGTTGTAACGAACCAGAATACCACTGGGATCTATGTCTATCAAATATCTAACCTCCATTTAAACACTTGAGGAGCAATCCCTGGTTTACAGGGGCAAAGCCGGGTTAAAATAAAAGCTCCTAGAAAGATCGTAAAAAGGTTTAAGATGTACTCTAATTCCCCATTTTTAGATAATAACACCTAACCGTGATCTAAATAGGCATTAATTCCCAAAGTCTTCCCAATTTCTTAAAGGGACTTGTAACTCCCCTTAATTTAGTTGTGATTCGATATATATAAAACTCACTGAGCTAGTTTAAGGTTCTAAGACTGAAAATAAGTAGTTCTAATTCCTCCAGGTATTCTGTTTTTCTGGCTCATGCGATTGGATTTTCTTTCTTAACAAAGTATAGATCTGTGTACTGTTAGTGTGAAACTCGTAGTACTCATATAAGATGAATATTAGAAGAGATAGTCTAGAAGTTAAAAGGTATTATTCAGGAGAAACCCATTATACTACACACTGCTCTGTACATTGTCCTCGTGTCATTTCTGTTCTTTTTTTTATATTCAGAATCCATTTGAATCCTTTTGAACTGAATACCTGATAATTACAATAGAAAAGTATTTATTCAAGTACTGCGTTTAGAAGTTTCCTGGTCATGAGAGATCAGGCGGCATGCGCTTTTGAATTTATTGCAAAAGTAATTTTACAATAAAACCTATATGCAACTGAGCTGCCGGATAAAAAGCTATATATATAAGAGATGTCTTGTATGTATCCCTCGTACAGTGAATGTGCGAGCCTCATCTGCTTCCGATTTTAGTAATTGGGGCTGCAGAGTCTTTGTAGATTCAAGCAAAATTCTTTTGTGTGAAGTCTGCTTTGAAATTCTGCGAGGTGGGATAAGCTTTATATATAAGAAACGTTTTGTATGTGTTCCTCACACAATCAAACGTGTGTACGGTCCATAAAAAAGCTTTATATCTAATAAATCTCTGTATGTGTTCTCCACACAATAAATGTTGTGAAAAGGACAATACAAAGCTTTATATACAAGAAATGCCTTGTATGAATCCCTCACACAAAGCAAATGTGTGGGTTGAAATTCAAAATCTCTGTTATCTTTTAATGGAGTCAGGAGTTGTTTCCTGACTGACGAGGATTTGTCGGTTCGGTTAATTCTGGGTGATAGATGTTTCAAACATTTTATCGCGAAATGAACTAACTGAATTGATAGTTGTTAGTGCAAGTTTCTGCGACCAAGACCTTTAATTTTGAAGTGTGCGATACATTAACAATTCTGGTTGATCCTGCCAGAGGTTACTGCTATCGGTGTTCGCCTAAGCCATGCGAGTCATATGTAGCAATACATGGCGTACTGCTCAGTAACACGTGGATAACCTGCCCTTGGGTCCGGCATAACCCCGGGAAACTGGGGATAATACCGGATAACGCACATATGCTGGAATGCTTTATGCGTAAAACGGATTCGTCTGCCCAAGGATGGGTCTGCGGCCTATCAGGTAGTAGTGGGTGTAATGTACCTACTAGCCGACAACGGGTACGGGTTGTGAGAGCAAGAGCCCGGAGATGGATTCTGAGACATGAATCCAGGCCCTACGGGGCGCAGCAGGCGCGAAAACTTTACAATGCGGGAAACCGTGATAAGGGGACACCGAGTGCCAGCATCATATGCTGGCTGTCCGGGTGTGTAAAATACACCTGTTAGCAAGGGCCGGGCAAGACCGGTGCCAGCCGCCGCGGTAACACCGGCGGCCCGAGTGGTGATCGTGATTATTGGGTCTAAAGGGTCCGTAGCCGGTTTGGTCAGTCCTCCGGGAAATCTGATAGCTCAACTATTAGGCTTTCGGGGGATACTGCCAGACTTGGAACCGGGAGAGGTAAGAGGTACTACAGGGGTAGGAGTGAAATCTTGTAATCCCTGTGGGACCACCTGTGGCGAAGGCGTCTTACCAGAACGGGTTCGACGGTGAGGGACGAAAGCTGGGGGCACGAACCGGATTAGATACCCGGGTAGTCCCAGCCGTAAACGATGCTCGCTAGGTGTCAGGCATGGCGCGACCGTGTCTGGTGCCGCAGGGAAGCCGTGAAGCGAGCCACCTGGGAAGTACGGCCGCAAGGCTGAAACTTAAAGGAATTGGCGGGGGAGCACAACAACGGGTGGAGCCTGCGGTTTAATTGGACTCAACGCCGGACAACTCACCGGGGACGACAGCAATATGTAGGCCAGGCTGAAGACCTTGCCTGAATCGCTGAGAGGAGGTGCATGGCCGTCGCCAGTTCGTACTGTGAAGCATCCTGTTAAGTCAGGCAACGAGCGAGACCCGTGCCCACTGTTACCAGCATGTCCTCCGGGATGATGGGTACTCTGTGGGGACCGCCGATGTTAAATCGGAGGAAGGTGCGGGCCACGGTAGGTCAGTATGCCCCGAATTTCCCGGGCTACACGCGGGCTACAATGGATGGGACAATGGGTCCCTACCCTGAAAAGGGCTGGTAATCTCACAAACCCATTCGTAGTTCGGATCGAGGGCTGTAACTCGCCCTCGTGAAGCTGGAATCCGTAGTAATCGCGTTTCAATATAGCGCGGTGAATACGTCCCTGCTCCTTGCACACACCGCCCGTCAAACCACCCGAGTGAGGTATGGGTGAGGGCACGGACTCTGTGCCGTGTTCGAACCTGTGCTTTGCAAGGGGGGTTAAGTCGTAACAAGGTAGCCGTAGGGGAATCTGCGGCTGGATCACCTCCTAAGCATAAAACACTGTCACCCGGATGCCGATAAACCTACAAATCCTCAAACCTGAGATCCATTTGGATCTCTTGTCTCTCTCGGGCTTGTAGATCAGCTGGAAGATCGCTGCCTTTGCAAGGCAGAGGCCCTGGGTTCGAGTCCCAGCAAGTCCATTTTTGTGCACCCGGAAAGTAAATTTTCGGGGAAGGATGGATAGCCTGCGCGGAACCGCAGGCAGATGAAGTCGTGTATAGGTGCTGTATACTGGACGCTTACTGGACCTGGTTAGGTAATTAGGAATTATGCTATCAGGTGGATGGCTCGGCTCAAGAGCTGATGAAGGACGTGCCAAGCTGCGATAAGCCCGGGGTAGGTGCATGGAGCCAATGAACCCGGGATCTCCGAATGGGACCTCTCCATAGTGATCAGTAATGATCGGGAACGCTCCGAATTGAAACATCTCAGTAGGAGCGGGAAAAGAAATCAAATGAGATGCCGTAAGTAACGGCGAGTGAAACCGGCACAGTTCAAACCGAATCCCGTCAGGGAAATGTGGTGTTGTAGGGCTGTTCGTAACGTCTCGCGGCTAAATCAAACTTGCCTGGAACGGCAGACCATAGAGTGTGACAGTCACGTAGGTGTAAACCAAAAGACCGGAACATGTCCCTGAGTACCGTGCGTCGGATATCGTGCGGGAATCCGGGGGGCACCAACCTCCAAAACTAAATACTCCTTGAGACCGATAGCGAAATAGTAGGGTGACCGAACGCTGAAAAGTACCCCGAGAAGGGAGGTGCAAAGTGCCTGAAACCTGATAGTGATGGAACGATACGGCATGAAAGGATCTTTGATACGAAGGAAGCACTCGCGAGAGTGTTGTACGAGTATCACTGCCAGTGTCGTATCTTACGTTTTGAAGAACGGGCCAGGGAGTGTATCTTGATGGCAATGGCTAACCTTGTAATTGGGCAGCCGAAGCGAAAGCAACATGTGCGCAACCCTCGGGTGAGGCACGACGTATACAAGTGCGTGGAGTCATCGGGGTACGACCCGAAGCCGGGTGATCTAGGCGTGGGCAGGTTGAAGCGTGGCGAAAGCTACGTGGAGGACCGCAAGCGGTGTTGATCTGCAAATCATTCGTGTGACCTGCGTCTCGTAGTGAAATGCTAATCTAACCCGGCATCCGCTGGTTCCTTCCGAAACATGTCGCAGCATGACCTGACTGGAGATCGTCGGTGGAGTAGAGCACTGATTGGCGGTTCCGGGGGGGAAACCCCTCGCCCGCTTGTCAAACTCCAAACCCACCGTCATCAAAGAAAGTCGGAGTCCGGACTGCTGGGGTAAGCTTGTAGTCCGTAAGGGAGACAACCCAGCCCGTGGTTAAGGTCCCCAAGTGTCGACTAAGTGTAAACGCTAAAGGGCGTCCCAAGCCCAAGACAGCTGGAAGGTTAGCTTAGAAGCAGCTACCCTTCAAAGAGTGCGTAACAGCTCACCAGTCGAGGTTTGGGGCCCCGAAAATTGACGGGGCTCAAGTCGACCACCGATACCACGGAGTACCGCAAGGTAATCTCGTAGGAAGGCGTTGTGTTCGGACTGAAGCAGGGCTGTGAAGTCCTGTGGACCGTTCACAAACGAAAATCCTGGTAATAGTAGCAGCAAAGCAGGGTGAGAATCCCTGCCGCCGAAGGGGCCAGGTTTCCTCGGCAATGATCGTCAGCCGAGGGTTAGTCGGTCCTAAGACGTACCGTAATTCGAGTACGCCAAAAGGGAAACAGGTTAATATTCCTGTACCATTTAGCACTGAGTCTGACGTCTCAGGGCAGGCCGAGCGGCGTCGTCGCGCCGTCTAAGCAGCGAACCCCGTGGAGAGCCGTAATGGCGAGAAGCGGGCGAATCTGTAATGGCTAAAGTCGGCTGCACCCAGGGACCCGTGAAAAGGCAGCTAAATGTCCGTACCGAGAACTGACACAGGTGCCCCTAGCTGAAAAGGCTAAGGCGTGTCGGAGTAATTCAGTTAAGGGAATTCGGCAAATTAGCTCCGTAACTTCGGGATAAGGAGTGCCTGCTGTGAAGACAGCAGGTCGCAGTGACCAGGGGGCTCTAACTGTCTAATACCAACATAGGAGATTGCAAATCCGTAAGGACTAGTACAATCTCTGAATCCTGCTCAGTGCAGGTACCTGAAACCCCGGTTCAACGGGAAGAAGGGCCTGTAAACAGCGGGGGTAACTATGACCCTCTTAAGGTAGCGTAGTACCTTGTCGCTTAATTGGCGACTTGCATGAATGGATCAATGAGAGCCCTACTGTCCCTAACTGGAGTCCGGTGAAGCTTACATTCTAGTGCACAGTCTAGAGACCTCTAGGGGGAAGTGAAGACCCCGTGGAGCTTTACTGCAGCCTGTCGTTGGGTTGTGGTTCTGGATGTACAGTGTAGGTAGGAGGCGTCGAAGCGGGTGCGCCAGCATCCGTGGAGCCGCAATTGGGACACTACCCTTCCGGGACTACGACCCTAACTCTGCGAAGAGGACCCCGATAGGTGGGCAGTTTGCCTGGGGCGGGACGCCCTTGAAAAGATATCAAGGGCGCGCAATGGTTGACTCAAGCGGGTCGGAAACTCGCTGAAGAGTGCAAGAGCATAAGTCAGCCTGACGTTATTCAGCACAGCAGTGGATGACGAGACGAAAGTCGGTTCTAGCGAACTTTTGAGCCTCCTTGGTGGGGGCCAAAAATGACAGAAAAGTTACCCCGGGGATAATTGAGTCGTTGCCGGCAAGAGTACATATCGACCCGGCAGCTTGCTACCTCGATGTCGGTTCTTTCCATCCTGGCCGTGCAGCAGCGGCCAAGGGTGAGGTTGTTCGCCTATTAAAGGAGATCGTGAGCTGGGTTTAGACCGTCGTGAGACAGGTCGGTTACTATCTACTAGAGGTGCCAGAGGTCTGCGGGTAAGCTGCTTTTAGTACGAGAGGAACCAAGCAGCGGCGCCACTGGTGTACCGGTTGTCCGACAGGGCATCGCCGGGCAGCTACGCGCTAAGGAATAAGAGCTGAATGCATCTAAGCTCGAAATCTGACCTAAAAAGAGACCTCTTTAAGGATTCCGGTAAAAGACCGGTTTGATAGAAACGGGATGTAAGCACCAAGGCAACGAGGTGTTCAGTCCGCGTTCACTAACTATTCGTTCCTTTCACCTAATTCAGGTCCAGGCGAAATCCGGTATGCAGCACCATACATGACTTCTTATTCCACAAAATATCCATTTTATAGGTTGAGTTTGGCGGCCATAGCGGCAGGGCAACTCCTGTACCCATCCCGAACACAGCAGATAAGCCTGCCCGCGTTCCTTACTGTACTGAAGTGTGCGAGCCTTCGGGAACTCTGGATCGCTGCCAAGCTCACCTTATAATACTTTAATACTTCTAATTTTAAAACTGATTTTTTGAATTGCTTTTTCTCAATGATTTCTGATTTGTTTTCAAGAATTCCTTAGTTTCTTATTCTATGATCATTAATAATATCCTTTCAGAAACTTCTCTTTATGAAATTCTATAGCTTCAGACTTTTAAACTCTGGCCTGTCTATAAATTGAGCCATGTGTCTTAAACTTCTTACATTTTTCTAGAATTTGGTAGTTTCTTTTGATTGAAACCATTTTTTTATTTTAATCAAAGGTATTTAGAAGATTTATAGCATTAATTAACGTTATACCGAGCTAGATGCTCTTAATAAGAAGATAATAATCCCTGTTATTGTAAGTATGAGAGTTTGAAAGCTAAATTTCCGAAAATCAAGGTTTATTTTTCAGAATATATGTTTCAAAATCATTTTATTATCTCAAATTATTATTTTACTATTCATTATAAACCTAATATTTCTTTTTTCGGACTTTGGCTAATTAAGGGGGATCACTTGCTCATGAAAGGAAAATTGATTCTGAATATTTGCATATTTTTATCTTATGTACTAATGGCGACAGTAGCCCAAGCAGATGATGCAGTTATTACCGCTAATATTAATGGGGGGGAAAATTATAGTTCGATTCAGGAAACTATCGACAATGCACATAACGGGAATACGAATTCCCAGGAAGAAGCCGCTGTTATTGAAGTAACCGAAATTGGGCAGATAAACACGTCTCTTCAGGAAGGTCCGGTTTTTTTGAGACTCGGAGCTGAGTGGTGCTCTTCTTGCCAGTCTCTGAAACCGATCATGAGTGAGCTGGCAGCGGAATATGGAGGAAAAGCAACTATCATGTCTGCGGACATAGACCAGAATCCCGAACTTAAAACCTATTTCGGAGTAAAATACATTCCTGATTCCTCAGTAATAGTAGGTATTGAAGAAGGAGAATATGTTTACATGCAGGAGAATGGGAGTGTTAGCAAGGACAGGTCTCAG
The genomic region above belongs to Methanosarcina horonobensis HB-1 = JCM 15518 and contains:
- the mtaB gene encoding methanol--corrinoid protein co-methyltransferase MtaB gives rise to the protein MAVNRFTKMAYSSADEMVFGKATKPVKAGLGLEIGAGYTTPEVNYAPRPEAGASKEKLVKEYERITTDIMARMVQIGAPSVVLETEHVQQMSNNPSWGAEVAHAQKTIMEDYHDEHGIKCALRHTIGDIRESRDYLELRGDKYNTFMEAFEQCAQNGADMLSVESMGGKEVFDYAILRNDMPGVLFGIGVLGSMDMEMIWSDIADIAKKNNVVAAGDTDCAQANTAMFIAGGLLDKNLAHTIAIIARAISAARTLVAYESGATGPGKDCGYENTIVKSVAGVPIAQEGKTSTCAHSDLMGNLTMQCCDLWSNESVEYHGEFGGTTVQCWSESLAYDCALMNVALNSGNEKVLRDLFAASDMYRDAQGYVLAYQNAYRVGEAIAKNGNDIYLRAKNAALESIKIVEEGAKGKLELSRFETKALADAKAAFEGLTDDKDKFMSDCLDKYKKEVKVFRPGNYGL
- the mtaC gene encoding methanol--corrinoid protein MtaC; its protein translation is MEVRYLIDIDPSGILVRYNVKMEKEMTPEEAAEELYPKDSTIYPVAKAIFEGEEDDVVEGLQKAIDSGKDPISLINDSLMVGMGVVSKLYDDGVIFLPNVMMSADAMLEGIEFLKKKAGKAPEVKGKIVCHVAEGDVHDIGKNIVAALLRANGYDVVDLGRDVPVDEVISAVEKESPLMLTGTALMTTTMYAFKEINDKLLEKGYRIPFACGGGAVNQDFVSQYELGVYGEEASDAPKMADFVKAHGDNIVKLREKFHKH
- a CDS encoding thioredoxin family protein; this translates as MKGKLILNICIFLSYVLMATVAQADDAVITANINGGENYSSIQETIDNAHNGNTNSQEEAAVIEVTEIGQINTSLQEGPVFLRLGAEWCSSCQSLKPIMSELAAEYGGKATIMSADIDQNPELKTYFGVKYIPDSSVIVGIEEGEYVYMQENGSVSKDRSQARIVRLKNKQAFERLLNLSLLNEKEIDQVKD